taatagtGGAATAGGTTTACCACCACCAGTTATAAGTGAAatgataattaaattatcaaataaagcGATGGAGAAATATAATGGTATTATTGGTAAAACCTATTCAATTGAAGAAGTTTCaaaacataataaaaaagatgattGTTGGataattgttaataataaagtttacGATATGACTGAATATCTATTATATCATCCTGGTGgaccaaatttattatttaaatgcgCAGGTAGAGATGCTACTGATGATTTCGAAGGAATGTTTCATTCAAGAAATGCAAAAGCAATTTTGGAAAGATTTTATATTGGTAAAgcctcatcatcatcatcgtcgtcAATTAgtttattatcaccaaacTATAAACCACCACCATCCTTCtcctcttcatcatcatcatcttcttcttcttcattaaaaccatttttagttccatcatcatcatcaaatacaGTAACATTATCAACAGTAACAACACCAAagaatagaaataaaattatagtatcaaaagttaaaattaataaaaaaaccaaatcaaCTGGAAATAcatatcattattttatagAAATACCTGAAGAACATAAGAATTTAGAATGGATATCACCATTATCTCATGTATCATTAGCAAAgtttaataatgaagatacTACAAATTTTAACAATCATGATAATATTACATTTAAAAGTTATACACCAGTAAAATTAAGCCAAGATAAGAAatatttagaatttttaattaaaggtTATGAAAATGGTGATGTTTCAAAACAtattcatcaattgaaagAAGGTGATcatcttttattaaaaggTCCAATTCAAACAGctgataattttgattttaaaaaacaagaaaactatttattaatgattgCTGGTGGTACTGGTATAACTCcaatgattcaaataattttagaatcattttataataataataataataataataataataataataataataataataataataataataataataataataataataataataataatttaaaatttattttaatttattcttcaaataatgaaaatgatataatttataaGAATGAATTagatgaaatattaaaacaatttaaagatAGATTATTTATACATTATGTAATAACAAAAccatgtaataataataatgaagaatcatttaaaaaggGTAGAATTAATCAAGATATGATTTTAACTTGTTTAGAgccaataattattaaattaataccaAAGATGATTACAGATTCAATGGAAACTTTAGTTTGTGGTCCAATAGATTTTAATCAgtcaatttcaaaagaacttttaaaaattggttttaaagataatcaaattcatatattacaa
This region of Dictyostelium discoideum AX4 chromosome 3 chromosome, whole genome shotgun sequence genomic DNA includes:
- a CDS encoding cytochrome b5 reductase, with the protein product MYGLPKNANNHNSGIGLPPPVISEMIIKLSNKAMEKYNGIIGKTYSIEEVSKHNKKDDCWIIVNNKVYDMTEYLLYHPGGPNLLFKCAGRDATDDFEGMFHSRNAKAILERFYIGKASSSSSSSISLLSPNYKPPPSFSSSSSSSSSSSLKPFLVPSSSSNTVTLSTVTTPKNRNKIIVSKVKINKKTKSTGNTYHYFIEIPEEHKNLEWISPLSHVSLAKFNNEDTTNFNNHDNITFKSYTPVKLSQDKKYLEFLIKGYENGDVSKHIHQLKEGDHLLLKGPIQTADNFDFKKQENYLLMIAGGTGITPMIQIILESFYNNNNNNNNNNNNNNNNNNNNNNNNNNNNNLKFILIYSSNNENDIIYKNELDEILKQFKDRLFIHYVITKPCNNNNEESFKKGRINQDMILTCLEPIIIKLIPKMITDSMETLVCGPIDFNQSISKELLKIGFKDNQIHILQ